From a single Okeanomitos corallinicola TIOX110 genomic region:
- a CDS encoding ABC transporter permease: MGNQVVILVGTFVLIVTGLLLGYVLSQLVLGYLAFNLLTLLGTISLVLIFGTLYYVLFWQLRREKLQPNNPILPNEVDEEITGNYLKNRLIARLSGDVAAAERLIEQAKQNYPGMPENWYCERVLDDLDRDER; encoded by the coding sequence ATGGGGAACCAAGTAGTTATTCTTGTCGGTACATTCGTCCTCATCGTCACAGGTTTATTACTAGGTTATGTACTTTCACAATTAGTTCTCGGATATCTTGCCTTTAACCTCCTCACCCTCCTGGGAACTATTAGTCTAGTTCTAATTTTTGGCACACTTTACTACGTTCTATTTTGGCAATTACGGCGCGAAAAGTTACAGCCTAATAACCCCATTCTTCCGAACGAAGTAGATGAGGAAATCACAGGTAACTACTTGAAAAACCGACTCATTGCCAGATTATCCGGTGACGTAGCCGCAGCAGAAAGGTTAATCGAACAAGCTAAACAAAATTATCCCGGAATGCCAGAAAATTGGTATTGTGAAAGAGTCCTAGATGATTTAGACCGGGACGAGCGTTAA
- a CDS encoding sodium:solute symporter — MSIIDWFIVAIYAIIVIGIGIAASRKQNNTEEYFRGSRQLPWWAIGFSIIATSFSAASLLGGPGEGYEHGFLYLQLQFGDLIGYGLVIFIFLPLFVGLNLTTAYEYLEKRFDAKTRSLGSLCFLLFVIARLGGLLYAASLVVSTITGMPVYIAILIVGVISIVYTVAGGITAVVWTDVLQFAMIFVGLAAGIWAATSGVPGGFGELWRAASEGGKLAVVNLSWEPESIRSLPTALIAYGILAFAIAGTNQQSVQRYVSCADVPSARKAIFLGWFSGFVGVAATLLLGVLLFGFYSLNAGLPDDVKPDGILSYFIVNQVPPGASGLLVAAIFAAAMSSIDSALHSLATCMTVDFYDRYAKSEYSESRSLKVAQGLIVVWGIVGIISAFFVASTGKSLLPFLVTYTTMFLGPLLGIFLMGVLVPRINANGAFYGTVAAVILIVVGSENGWFNFPGIWRSAITAPIAIILGLAISLISSEPPERSVQGLTLWHSSQLQGKPMNRPGLEDND; from the coding sequence ATGAGCATCATTGATTGGTTCATTGTTGCAATTTACGCCATCATTGTTATAGGCATTGGAATTGCAGCAAGTCGCAAGCAAAACAATACAGAAGAATATTTTCGCGGTTCACGACAACTACCTTGGTGGGCCATTGGTTTCTCAATTATTGCCACCTCATTCTCCGCTGCTTCACTCCTTGGTGGTCCAGGAGAAGGCTATGAGCATGGTTTTCTCTATCTACAACTTCAATTCGGTGACTTAATTGGTTATGGATTAGTCATCTTCATATTTCTACCATTGTTTGTCGGGCTGAATCTAACCACTGCCTATGAGTATTTAGAAAAACGATTTGATGCCAAAACTCGCTCTCTTGGTTCACTCTGTTTTTTACTATTTGTGATTGCCCGTTTGGGAGGACTTTTATATGCCGCGTCCTTAGTTGTCTCAACTATTACGGGTATGCCTGTGTATATAGCCATACTAATCGTTGGGGTAATTTCCATAGTCTATACCGTAGCAGGTGGGATTACCGCAGTAGTTTGGACTGATGTACTTCAGTTTGCTATGATTTTCGTAGGTTTAGCCGCTGGTATTTGGGCTGCAACTTCAGGAGTTCCTGGTGGGTTTGGAGAACTTTGGCGTGCAGCCAGCGAAGGGGGAAAACTAGCAGTGGTGAACCTATCCTGGGAACCTGAATCAATTCGCTCACTACCAACAGCATTAATTGCCTATGGAATACTGGCCTTTGCTATAGCAGGAACAAACCAGCAATCTGTGCAGCGATACGTCTCCTGTGCCGATGTCCCCTCAGCCCGTAAGGCAATTTTTCTGGGTTGGTTTTCTGGCTTTGTCGGTGTGGCCGCTACACTACTACTTGGTGTTTTATTATTTGGTTTTTATTCCCTGAATGCAGGCCTTCCAGATGATGTCAAACCAGATGGAATTCTGTCTTATTTTATCGTTAATCAAGTTCCCCCAGGGGCTTCAGGATTGTTAGTAGCTGCCATTTTTGCTGCTGCTATGTCATCTATTGACTCGGCGCTTCATTCCCTTGCTACCTGCATGACAGTTGATTTTTATGACCGTTATGCCAAATCAGAATATAGTGAATCTCGATCCTTAAAAGTTGCCCAAGGTTTGATTGTCGTTTGGGGTATTGTTGGGATAATTTCAGCCTTTTTTGTAGCCTCAACCGGAAAATCCTTACTTCCGTTTCTAGTAACATATACCACCATGTTTTTAGGTCCATTGCTGGGAATTTTCCTCATGGGAGTTCTTGTTCCCCGCATTAATGCTAATGGGGCATTTTACGGCACTGTTGCAGCAGTTATCCTCATTGTGGTTGGCTCAGAAAATGGCTGGTTCAACTTTCCGGGAATTTGGCGCTCGGCCATCACCGCCCCAATAGCAATTATATTAGGCTTGGCTATTTCTCTAATTAGTAGCGAACCACCAGAACGCTCTGTGCAAGGATTGACATTGTGGCATAGCAGTCAGTTACAGGGGAAACCCATGAATCGTCCTGGACTAGAGGATAATGATTGA
- the dndE gene encoding DNA sulfur modification protein DndE, which produces MESPIERIRLSQTAKDQLLKLKRNTKIEQWNILCRWAFCRSLAEPATPSPVPIPQDSNVEMTWKVFGGEIADILLLALKQRCYNDGLETDKETLITQFRLHLHRGIGYLAGDQNIKKIEDLIELATNKVKS; this is translated from the coding sequence ATGGAATCTCCAATAGAACGTATACGCTTATCCCAAACAGCCAAAGACCAACTACTCAAACTCAAACGCAACACCAAAATAGAACAATGGAACATACTATGTCGTTGGGCATTTTGTCGTTCCCTCGCCGAACCAGCAACACCATCACCCGTACCCATCCCCCAAGATAGCAACGTCGAAATGACCTGGAAAGTATTTGGCGGCGAAATAGCCGATATCTTGCTATTAGCACTTAAACAACGCTGTTACAACGACGGACTAGAAACAGATAAAGAAACCCTCATTACCCAATTTCGCCTCCATTTACATCGGGGTATAGGTTATCTAGCCGGAGATCAAAATATTAAGAAAATTGAAGATTTGATCGAACTGGCAACAAATAAAGTAAAATCCTGA
- a CDS encoding HNH endonuclease: MASRKISDAIQQQVRQRALELCEYCHASEKWQYVLFTVDHIIPLSKNGQDTIDNLALACFHCNRRKSNHTTAIDPETGNQVPLLNPRENQWQKHFIWSKDGLQIIGLTPIGKATIVKLNLNRERIINIRAADKTINRHPPPEDPISLSS, from the coding sequence GTGGCGAGTAGAAAAATTAGTGATGCAATTCAACAACAAGTCCGTCAACGGGCATTAGAATTATGTGAATATTGCCACGCCTCAGAAAAATGGCAGTATGTATTATTCACCGTAGATCATATAATTCCATTAAGCAAAAACGGTCAAGATACTATAGATAATCTAGCCTTAGCCTGTTTTCATTGTAACCGTAGAAAATCCAATCATACAACAGCGATAGATCCCGAAACAGGTAATCAAGTGCCATTATTGAATCCCAGAGAAAATCAATGGCAAAAACATTTTATCTGGTCAAAAGATGGACTACAAATCATAGGCTTGACACCCATAGGAAAAGCAACTATCGTCAAACTGAACTTAAACAGAGAAAGAATCATCAATATCCGTGCAGCGGATAAAACCATTAATCGCCATCCACCCCCAGAAGATCCTATTTCTCTATCAAGCTAG
- the dndD gene encoding DNA sulfur modification protein DndD, translating into MIFLELVLQNFGPYADRQVINLNPRIDDDNIRPIILLGGMNGGGKTTLMDAIRLALYGPRAQCSTRGNLSYNDFLNQCVNNKADPINKTRIELVFEHIEDDKPIKYRIVRTWEKNPKDGKDSLGILGDDETWPQSLANIWDEYIENILPLGISNLFLFDGEQVKELAEQETPPSVVVDAINALLGLELADKLAVDLEILVNRKKKESADTQDLAKLEELENRLRQQLENQVAKNQELENLEDSLKDLQLKNEEAVNKYIAEGGKIAAERSKLDTQKENQVKNIENVRQELCELAEDILPLALIPNLLSQIQTQGEKELKFQQVQLAKDILISRDERLIKLLNQLHLELEKINNIQTFLSEDIDNLYAGNSATETTWLNADEESLSLLDNVIYRLQAAQNNAYKKLLELENYQEEILTVERQIQTAAAPEEYLKLQKAREKAQAEFTKANTKVELLNRSLTELATTIIQTKKELNNYTSENLKYQSNEHLINAATKVQNTLKLFREKLTLRKLNKLEEEVKNCFLYLLHKSDLVHRIAIDAKTFGLSLYDLNGKPVPKHRLSAGEKQLLAIAFLWGLAKVSGKRLPIAIDTPLGRLDSSHRNNLVERYFPAASHQVILLSTDTEISKSEYQTLKETEAIAREYLLEYNSSTRETTIKDGYFW; encoded by the coding sequence ATGATATTCCTCGAACTCGTGCTGCAAAATTTCGGTCCTTATGCTGATAGACAAGTCATCAATCTTAATCCGAGAATTGATGATGATAATATTCGTCCTATCATTCTTTTAGGAGGTATGAATGGTGGGGGAAAAACAACCTTAATGGATGCAATTCGTTTAGCTTTATATGGACCACGCGCTCAATGTTCCACTAGGGGCAATCTTAGTTATAATGACTTTTTAAATCAATGTGTGAATAATAAAGCTGACCCCATTAATAAAACTAGAATTGAATTAGTTTTTGAACATATTGAAGATGATAAACCCATTAAATATCGGATTGTTAGAACTTGGGAAAAAAATCCTAAAGATGGTAAAGACTCATTAGGAATTTTGGGTGATGATGAAACATGGCCACAATCTTTAGCTAACATCTGGGATGAATATATAGAGAATATTTTACCTTTAGGTATTTCTAATTTATTTCTGTTTGACGGTGAACAAGTTAAGGAACTTGCAGAACAAGAAACACCACCATCTGTAGTTGTTGATGCTATTAATGCACTTTTGGGTTTAGAGTTAGCTGATAAATTAGCAGTTGATTTAGAAATATTAGTCAATCGTAAAAAGAAGGAAAGTGCTGATACTCAAGATTTGGCTAAACTAGAAGAATTAGAAAATCGTTTGCGTCAACAATTAGAAAATCAAGTAGCTAAAAATCAGGAATTAGAAAACCTCGAAGATAGTTTAAAAGATTTACAATTAAAAAATGAAGAAGCTGTAAATAAATATATTGCTGAAGGTGGTAAAATTGCCGCTGAACGAAGTAAGTTAGATACACAAAAAGAAAACCAAGTTAAGAATATAGAGAATGTCCGTCAAGAGTTATGTGAATTAGCTGAAGATATTTTACCGTTAGCTTTAATTCCTAATTTATTATCCCAAATTCAAACCCAAGGGGAAAAAGAGTTAAAATTTCAACAGGTACAATTAGCTAAGGATATCTTAATTTCTAGAGATGAACGATTAATTAAGTTATTAAATCAGTTGCATTTAGAATTAGAGAAAATCAATAATATTCAAACTTTTTTATCTGAAGATATAGATAATTTATATGCAGGTAATTCAGCTACGGAAACAACTTGGTTAAATGCGGATGAAGAAAGTTTAAGTTTACTTGACAATGTGATATATCGGTTGCAAGCTGCCCAAAATAATGCCTATAAGAAATTATTAGAATTAGAGAATTATCAAGAAGAAATTCTAACTGTAGAAAGACAAATTCAAACCGCAGCAGCACCGGAAGAATATTTAAAATTACAAAAAGCTAGAGAAAAAGCGCAAGCAGAATTTACCAAAGCAAATACTAAAGTTGAGTTGCTCAATCGTAGTTTAACAGAATTAGCAACTACAATTATACAAACAAAAAAAGAGTTAAATAATTATACTAGTGAAAATCTGAAATATCAAAGTAATGAGCATTTAATTAATGCAGCTACAAAAGTACAAAATACATTAAAATTATTTAGAGAAAAATTGACTTTAAGGAAGTTAAATAAATTAGAAGAAGAAGTCAAAAATTGTTTTTTGTATTTATTACATAAATCTGATTTGGTACATAGAATTGCCATTGATGCCAAAACATTTGGTTTATCATTATATGATCTAAATGGTAAACCAGTACCCAAACATCGGTTATCAGCGGGAGAAAAACAATTATTAGCGATCGCCTTCCTGTGGGGTTTAGCCAAAGTATCAGGAAAACGTCTACCAATTGCCATAGACACACCATTAGGTAGATTAGATTCATCACACAGAAACAACCTAGTAGAAAGATACTTTCCCGCCGCAAGTCATCAAGTAATCTTACTTTCCACCGATACAGAAATTAGTAAATCAGAATATCAAACCCTGAAAGAAACCGAAGCGATCGCCCGTGAATATCTCCTAGAATATAATTCTAGCACAAGAGAAACAACTATAAAAGATGGTTATTTTTGGTAA
- the dndC gene encoding DNA phosphorothioation system sulfurtransferase DndC translates to MTTAQQTDSKTQQNRTVAELVEYIQVLTTEIQELYCLDEIPWVVGYSGGKDSTATLQLIWNAISELPAEKRTKTIHVITTDTGVENPYVSAWVRNSHQHIKKVAQEQKIPMQPHLLEPETQETFWVGLIGKGYPAPRQKFRWCTRRLKINPSNRFIRDVVRKDGETILVLGIRKTESRNRAATMKRMEEKRVRDRLSPNGSLPNSLVYSPIEDWRTDEVWLYLMQWENPWGHSNKDLFNMYRESTEDNECPLVVDTSTPSCGSSRFGCWVCTLVERDTSLNAMIQNDEEKEWMQPIVDFRRELDIENDREKRDFRRLRGEVQLFERNRDGETSVEPIPGPYTKYWREYWLRKLLTAQTEMRQTAPENMRDITLISMEELSEIRRIWLEEKHEFDDSVPKIYQEVTGEEFKDPRPGSDYSLLGSDEWEVLEEICDGDGMQLELMAKLLDTERQFRKKTRRIGIFDSLEKCFDTSSRSQEEAIKNAHFKRDLRQAASDGDVDKIRKAFKQLNIGETPEKEETKPDTFANRKFKKKED, encoded by the coding sequence ATGACTACAGCACAACAAACAGATAGTAAAACTCAGCAAAATCGGACTGTAGCGGAATTAGTAGAATATATCCAAGTCCTCACCACAGAAATTCAAGAGTTATATTGTTTAGATGAGATACCTTGGGTTGTCGGTTATTCCGGTGGGAAAGACAGTACAGCAACTTTACAACTGATTTGGAATGCAATTTCTGAACTTCCAGCAGAAAAAAGAACTAAAACTATTCATGTTATTACCACTGATACTGGTGTAGAAAATCCTTATGTTTCTGCTTGGGTACGTAATTCTCATCAGCATATTAAAAAAGTTGCTCAAGAACAAAAAATTCCCATGCAACCACACCTTTTAGAACCAGAAACACAAGAGACATTTTGGGTTGGTTTAATTGGGAAAGGATATCCCGCTCCTCGTCAAAAGTTCAGATGGTGTACTAGACGTTTAAAAATTAATCCCTCTAACCGTTTCATTCGTGATGTTGTTAGAAAAGATGGGGAAACAATTCTTGTTTTAGGTATTCGCAAAACTGAAAGCAGAAATCGCGCTGCTACTATGAAGAGAATGGAAGAAAAAAGAGTGCGCGATCGCCTTAGTCCCAATGGTAGTTTACCTAATTCCTTAGTATATAGTCCTATTGAAGATTGGCGAACTGATGAAGTTTGGCTATATTTAATGCAGTGGGAAAATCCTTGGGGACATAGTAATAAAGACTTATTTAATATGTATAGAGAATCAACAGAAGATAATGAATGTCCCTTAGTTGTTGATACCTCTACACCTAGTTGTGGTAGTTCACGTTTTGGATGTTGGGTTTGTACTCTGGTTGAACGTGATACATCTTTAAATGCAATGATTCAAAATGATGAAGAAAAAGAATGGATGCAACCAATAGTTGATTTTCGTAGAGAATTAGACATAGAAAATGATAGAGAAAAAAGAGATTTTCGCCGATTACGTGGAGAAGTACAACTATTTGAACGTAATAGAGATGGTGAAACATCCGTTGAACCAATACCAGGACCTTATACAAAATATTGGCGTGAATATTGGTTAAGAAAACTATTAACCGCACAAACAGAAATGCGGCAAACCGCACCTGAAAATATGCGTGATATCACCTTAATTTCTATGGAAGAACTCAGCGAAATTCGCCGGATTTGGCTAGAAGAAAAACACGAATTTGATGATAGTGTACCTAAAATTTATCAAGAAGTGACAGGAGAAGAATTTAAAGACCCCCGTCCTGGTTCAGATTATAGTTTACTGGGTAGCGACGAATGGGAAGTATTAGAAGAAATTTGTGATGGTGATGGAATGCAATTAGAACTCATGGCCAAACTGTTAGATACAGAAAGACAATTTAGAAAAAAAACTCGCCGTATAGGGATTTTTGATAGTTTAGAAAAATGCTTTGATACAAGTTCCCGTTCTCAGGAAGAAGCTATTAAAAATGCCCATTTTAAAAGGGATTTACGACAAGCTGCAAGTGATGGTGATGTAGATAAAATTCGCAAAGCATTCAAACAATTAAATATAGGTGAAACACCAGAAAAGGAAGAAACTAAACCAGATACTTTTGCAAATAGGAAGTTTAAGAAAAAAGAAGATTAA
- a CDS encoding DGQHR domain-containing protein, which produces MDSKSQSKSNIYLQHLEAEDQNQQILSTLLNKFLSNKDQILVQQTKMGGIEAYVGSVTLEWFANRVNFASTLPLLQKQYNPETENIEIDANSIDEVQQRSLDWSRQAALVQYLAARKNHKFPPVLVVINQPWVDNPQADEWDSEGRAKTSTTNFTPLDQNGNLGLLNVAEENINIYALDGQHRLMGVQGLLELIKIGKLRRYKKDKTPSDSLLLISDLIDNYQVDIDYLYNLPQEKIGIEFICAVNSGENYTEAKRRIRSIFVHVNLMAAPLTKGQLTQLNEDDGFAIVARKIAVKHPLLENKDNRKPRINWNSATVATNSTVLTTLQALQDMAERYLGQKFPNWKPLDKGLIPMRPEDEELQEGIADFTELFDYLTTLPSYKILEHEDTPVLRRFSSEKGGGEGNMLFRPVSQVALAQALGILVFKKGLSLETIFKKLRKFDRQGGFSGMEYPHSLWYGVLYDPNKKRVQVAGKDLAVKLLVYILGGMSEQMEVAALRKALADARTMEDNTIGFDGKLVEPQDVGLPKIL; this is translated from the coding sequence ATGGACAGTAAATCTCAATCTAAAAGTAATATTTATTTACAGCATCTAGAAGCAGAAGATCAAAATCAACAGATATTATCTACATTACTAAACAAATTTCTTAGCAATAAAGACCAGATTCTCGTACAACAGACTAAAATGGGAGGTATTGAAGCTTATGTAGGTTCTGTTACTTTAGAGTGGTTTGCAAATCGAGTTAATTTCGCTTCTACTTTACCCTTGCTACAAAAACAATATAATCCCGAAACAGAAAACATTGAAATTGATGCAAATAGTATTGATGAAGTTCAACAACGTTCTTTGGACTGGTCACGTCAAGCTGCATTAGTTCAATATTTAGCAGCAAGAAAAAATCATAAGTTTCCCCCAGTATTGGTTGTAATTAATCAACCTTGGGTTGATAATCCACAAGCGGATGAGTGGGATAGTGAAGGACGTGCTAAAACAAGTACAACTAATTTTACACCTCTAGACCAAAATGGTAATCTAGGTTTACTAAATGTTGCTGAAGAAAATATTAATATTTATGCTTTAGATGGACAGCATAGGTTAATGGGGGTGCAGGGTTTATTAGAATTAATTAAAATTGGTAAATTGAGACGTTATAAAAAAGATAAAACACCAAGTGATAGTCTGCTACTTATATCAGATTTAATTGATAATTATCAAGTTGATATTGATTATTTATATAATTTACCCCAGGAAAAAATCGGTATTGAATTTATTTGTGCTGTGAATAGTGGAGAAAATTACACAGAAGCGAAAAGACGGATTAGGTCAATTTTTGTTCATGTAAATTTGATGGCTGCACCCTTAACAAAAGGTCAGTTAACACAATTAAATGAAGATGATGGTTTTGCTATTGTAGCGCGAAAAATTGCTGTTAAACATCCACTTTTAGAAAATAAAGATAACCGGAAACCGCGCATAAATTGGAATAGTGCGACAGTAGCAACTAATTCGACGGTGTTAACGACTTTGCAAGCATTACAGGATATGGCTGAACGTTATTTAGGTCAAAAATTCCCCAATTGGAAACCTTTAGATAAGGGTTTAATTCCCATGCGTCCAGAGGATGAAGAATTACAGGAAGGAATTGCAGATTTTACCGAGTTATTTGATTATTTAACAACTCTTCCTAGTTATAAAATTTTAGAACACGAAGATACACCAGTTTTGCGAAGATTTAGTTCTGAAAAAGGTGGTGGTGAAGGAAATATGTTATTTCGTCCAGTTTCCCAAGTTGCTTTAGCACAAGCTTTGGGAATTTTGGTTTTTAAAAAAGGTTTGAGTCTAGAAACTATTTTTAAAAAGTTACGAAAATTTGACCGTCAAGGTGGTTTTAGTGGGATGGAATATCCCCATTCTTTATGGTATGGGGTGTTATATGACCCTAATAAAAAGCGCGTTCAGGTTGCGGGAAAAGATTTAGCAGTGAAGTTATTAGTTTACATTTTGGGGGGAATGTCTGAACAGATGGAAGTTGCTGCTTTACGTAAGGCTTTAGCTGATGCTAGAACTATGGAAGATAATACTATTGGTTTTGATGGGAAGTTGGTTGAACCACAAGATGTAGGTTTACCAAAAATATTGTAA
- a CDS encoding DNA sulfur modification protein DndB: MTQPENYNINPDLQAQFSSFIEPFFSKYHRESCYPGLIFRQGKRTMLQINVPARDFSGLLQAKPSENNDPDSGKNRPVVKGHAEEIKQYILERANKDKPWIVGTLTANVAPQDIKVLEFARGICLVVIPRGVKLDITDGQHRKRAIHELIESSDYHLIDDDDFAITLVLEGDFQQCQADFRDMAQTRQLDKSLLLSFGEFSGKVGISKELINRVFIFKDKTEKIKASPATKQKLIYTMNYIARFVSCVFTNDPNHQLKEFDVETTSDALVNCLNQFFAQCSNTEYIAGSSLNELTENDIAAFKEDCLLGVSVGLEVLGRLLNLTYDRKNNSFDLERVSQLASLNWSREDPLWKDTIVRVDPNPKNLDKPYKLSTGINAAKDAVKIVKLKLVWEDNQIPIGF, translated from the coding sequence ATGACTCAACCCGAAAATTATAATATCAACCCTGACCTTCAAGCTCAATTTAGTTCATTTATTGAACCGTTTTTTTCTAAGTATCACCGTGAAAGCTGTTATCCAGGTCTAATTTTTAGACAGGGTAAACGTACCATGCTACAAATTAATGTTCCTGCAAGGGATTTTTCGGGACTTTTACAAGCAAAACCATCAGAAAATAATGATCCTGATTCTGGTAAAAATCGTCCAGTAGTAAAAGGTCATGCTGAGGAAATTAAACAGTATATTCTTGAACGTGCAAATAAAGATAAACCTTGGATTGTAGGAACTTTAACTGCAAATGTTGCACCGCAAGATATTAAAGTTTTGGAATTTGCTAGAGGTATTTGTTTAGTTGTTATTCCCCGTGGTGTTAAATTAGATATTACAGATGGACAACATCGTAAACGTGCAATTCATGAATTAATTGAAAGTTCTGATTATCATTTAATTGATGATGATGATTTTGCTATTACTTTAGTTTTAGAAGGAGACTTTCAGCAATGTCAAGCTGATTTTAGAGATATGGCACAAACTAGACAGCTTGATAAATCTTTGTTATTATCATTTGGTGAATTCTCAGGAAAAGTTGGTATTAGTAAAGAATTAATTAATAGAGTCTTTATTTTTAAGGATAAAACGGAAAAAATTAAAGCAAGTCCTGCAACTAAACAGAAGTTAATTTACACAATGAATTACATCGCTAGATTTGTAAGTTGTGTATTTACTAATGATCCAAATCACCAACTAAAAGAATTTGATGTTGAAACTACCTCAGATGCTTTAGTTAATTGTCTAAATCAATTTTTTGCACAGTGTAGTAATACAGAGTATATAGCTGGAAGTAGTTTAAATGAACTCACTGAAAATGATATTGCAGCATTTAAAGAAGATTGTTTACTAGGTGTGAGTGTTGGATTAGAAGTTTTAGGGAGGTTACTAAATTTAACTTATGATCGAAAAAATAATTCTTTTGATCTAGAAAGAGTTTCTCAGTTAGCTAGTTTAAATTGGTCTAGAGAAGATCCACTTTGGAAAGATACAATAGTTCGAGTTGATCCAAATCCAAAAAACCTAGATAAACCATACAAATTATCTACAGGTATTAATGCTGCAAAGGATGCAGTAAAAATAGTAAAACTAAAATTGGTTTGGGAAGATAATCAAATACCAATTGGTTTTTAA
- a CDS encoding DNA phosphorothioation-associated protein 4 has product MAESGRIRVAKDKADLVKALISTDGGNGPFQTFADVIVFAAALGVKYKKRVPFEEVSKREPAPIRLEVFAVSGYDVLIKLIGITETQDIKILSPDEEEYEKQRHEIFEEFANGGLEILQNELRGSIDYTNQILLFLQHEIFSNDKEDEEFNLTKFLS; this is encoded by the coding sequence ATGGCTGAATCTGGTAGAATCAGGGTTGCTAAGGATAAGGCTGATTTAGTTAAGGCTTTAATTTCTACTGATGGAGGGAATGGTCCTTTTCAGACTTTTGCTGATGTGATTGTTTTTGCTGCTGCTTTGGGTGTTAAGTATAAGAAGCGTGTTCCTTTTGAGGAGGTTTCTAAACGTGAACCAGCACCAATTAGGTTAGAGGTATTTGCAGTATCAGGATATGATGTTTTAATTAAATTAATAGGAATTACAGAAACTCAAGATATTAAAATATTATCACCTGATGAGGAAGAATATGAAAAACAACGCCATGAAATTTTTGAAGAATTCGCTAATGGTGGTTTAGAAATTTTACAGAATGAACTCAGAGGTTCAATTGATTATACAAATCAAATTCTATTATTTTTGCAGCATGAAATATTTAGCAATGATAAGGAAGACGAGGAATTTAATTTAACTAAATTCCTGTCTTAG
- a CDS encoding Uma2 family endonuclease, whose protein sequence is MVICDLDLMTDTWIKSSWDEFLEFAECADFQEGRFYFYQNYMRVEMLPVGFRHGRYNAVISKVVSLFATLKNIKIQEATNTSFRKIGESECQPDLAFYIGNAVKFLPLNNSPVNINELAAPTLVVEIAASSVNDDLGFKRLLYERLGVKEYWVIDANNDDIIAFEIIDGGSRRIELSQVLPGLEIVTVKAALERSQSQDDGEVNRWLLSIFR, encoded by the coding sequence ATGGTTATTTGTGATTTGGATTTGATGACGGATACCTGGATAAAGTCTAGTTGGGATGAGTTTCTGGAATTTGCTGAATGTGCTGATTTTCAGGAAGGAAGATTTTATTTTTATCAAAATTATATGAGGGTGGAAATGTTACCAGTTGGTTTTCGTCATGGCCGTTACAATGCTGTTATTTCTAAGGTGGTGAGTTTATTTGCTACTTTGAAAAATATTAAAATTCAAGAAGCAACTAATACCAGTTTTAGAAAAATTGGTGAAAGTGAATGTCAACCTGATTTAGCTTTTTATATTGGTAATGCGGTGAAATTTCTACCTTTGAATAATTCACCTGTGAATATTAATGAGTTAGCAGCACCTACTTTAGTTGTAGAAATTGCTGCTTCTTCTGTTAATGATGATTTGGGTTTTAAGCGGTTGCTTTATGAAAGATTGGGGGTAAAGGAATATTGGGTAATTGATGCAAATAATGATGATATTATTGCTTTTGAAATTATTGATGGGGGAAGTCGCAGAATTGAATTATCTCAGGTTTTACCAGGTTTGGAAATAGTAACTGTGAAAGCAGCACTTGAACGTAGTCAAAGTCAAGATGATGGAGAGGTTAATCGTTGGTTGTTGTCAATTTTTAGATGA